From a single Miscanthus floridulus cultivar M001 chromosome 8, ASM1932011v1, whole genome shotgun sequence genomic region:
- the LOC136477918 gene encoding protein PHOTOPERIOD-INDEPENDENT EARLY FLOWERING 1-like isoform X8 has protein sequence MLVSTIAPEVGDIQLWFLSKDQMEDEDYIAAEEVKDDETTLSEEEELAKKEDPDHLEEIKLLQKESEIPLEELLAMYRKDGCADHETAELENSPHFIEEVNTDMSLDDQSVNILEAKSDIFVDHLSRDVLETEHKALQSEIDVVETEQEALQSEIASEPCAQQNFVEENNLTDVKAVHGDKSDDVIADAAAAARSAQPTGNTFLTTKVRTKFPFLLKHSLREYQHIGLDWLVAMYEKRLNGILADEMGLGKTIMTISLLAHLACEKGIWGPHLIVVPTSVMLNWETEFLKWCPAFKILTYFGSAKERKQKRQGWMKPNYFHVCITTYRLVIQDSKVFKRKKWKYLILDEAHLIKNWKSQRWQTLLNFNSKRRILLTGTPLQNDLMELWSLMHFLMPHVFQSHQEFKDWFCNPISGMVEGQDKVNKEVIDRLHNVLRPFILRRLKRDVEKQLPRKHEHVIYCRLSRRQRNLYEDFIATSETQATLASGNYFGMISIIMQLRKVCNHPDLFEGRPIISSFDMAGINMQLSYSVCMLLDKSPFSQVDLSDMNFVFTQNEFSMSSWEADEVISAFPSSITSRNCDLDIFCSNKDHQGSNLTNIFEDIQKALQEERIKESRERAASIAWWNRVRCQKRPVYGTNTRHVLTVNHPVSNILDKRNNPLCHMDYSSSLADLVLPSVERFQKMLDVVESFTFAIPAARAPPPVCWCSKGKPPVFIDPEYREKCMNKFSPTLSPIRSAIVRRQVYFPDRRLIQFDCGKLQELAILLRRLKLEGHRALIFTQMTKMLDVLEEFINLYGYTYLRLDGSTPPEERQTLMQRFNTNPKFFLFILSTRSGGVGINLVGADTVIFYDSDWNPAMDLQAQDRCHRIGQTREVHIYRLISESTIEENILKKANQKRALDDLVIQRGSYNTEFFKKLDPMEFFSGHTSLHAEDQEKNCSTTAGASNDVDLALSNADVEAAIRQAEDEVDYMALKKLEEEEAVDNQEFSEEVAGRPEEDELVNEEDGKPDEHINEEHKYNSSDVEKEKHITLSTKRLNDEKALTLAVGDEDTDILADVKQMAAAAAAAGQASSSFENQLRPIDRYAMRFMELWDPVIDKAAVNHQVNVEEEEWELDRIEKLKEDLEAEIDEDQEPLSYESWDVDFATTAYRQHVEALTQKQLLEEQERQAQEAAKELEEKNDNMSSHRRKSKKNKKKTGKFKSLKRVRLSSESEVVLEETSVDTMSIDDNAPSPELISDESPHHYSNKRKKIMSATEEDSNSRSLKKFKKTTKSSFISEALSPRLKEDLNDSDPKSMARTKSDGRISIPCMPVKRVIVIKPERLKRKGIWSRDCASDSWTSEEDAVLCGTVHEYGPLWELASDFLHSLPGGSYRGRYHHPVHCCERYRELFCKHAISATDNSNSEKVPSGTGKAILRVSEDQAQMLVNVTSELPNNELLLQKHFMAVISSVWRSKCRRDPCCFMNTYSTALHMFSPVKKPGGSSENWPMVNFRPSFNLVRKALADAQAKSTLMVIPPPSRNQEYRRNYLELELDFLKHQHAYEEDFPSVINVSILEPEPSKQAPEPVEQSLLSGLSCRQAENRLRIASEACYDGDSSHWASSAFHVNDATRHKSGSKSIGKHKAASESGRPTKSKVQKITESHQEGPTVMSNFLRMPAQLLPSTADFHISDSLSEFGISDSEFHYSEDLLQEVDDLEFFPDQGDSGLLPGIEELEPLSDFTDIG, from the exons ATGTTAGTTTCCACTATTGCACCGGAGGTTGGGGATATTCAGCTTTGGTTTCTTAGTAAAGATCAAATG GAGGACGAAGATTACATTGCTGCTGAAGAAGTAAAG GATGACGAAACAACTTTGTCTGAAGAGGAAGAATTGGCAAAGAAAGAAGATCCTGATCATCTGGAAGAG ATTAAGTTACTGCAGAAGGAGAGTGAGATACCACTAGAAGAACTTCTCGCGATGTACCGAAAG GATGGCTGTGCAGATCATGAAACAGCGGAGTTGGAGAATTCACCCCATTTTATTGAAGAGGTCAATACTGACATGTCTTTGGATGATCAATCTGTGAACATTTTGGAAGCGAAAAGTGATATATTTGTGGATCACCTATCCAGGGATGTGCTGGAAACTGAGCACAAGGCTCTACAATCAGAAATCGACGTGGTGGAAACTGAGCAGGAGGCTCTACAATCAGAAATCgcatcagagccttgtgctcaacAAAATTTTGTGGAAGAGAATAATCTCACTGATGTTAAGGCAGTCCATGGAGATAAGAGTGATGATGTAATTGCTGATGCTGCAGCTGCTGCAAGATCAGCACAACCAACTGGCAACACCTTCTTGACTACAAAAGTGCGCACGAAATTCCCATTCCTTCTTAAGCATTCTCTTCGTGAATACCAGCATATAGGGCTGGATTGGTTGGTTGCTATGTATGAGAAGAGGCTTAATGGAATTCTAGCAGACGAAATGGGTTTAGGCAAGACAATCATGACTATCTCCTTGCTTGCACACCTTGCGTGTGAGAAGGGGATATGGGGTCCTCATCTTATTGTCGTGCCGACTAGTGTTATGCTAAATTGGGAGACTGAATTTCTTAAGTGGTGTCCTGCTTTTAAAATACTGACTTATTTTGGAAGTGCAAAGGAGAGAAAGCAGAAACGTCAGGGCTGGATGAAACCAAATTACTTCCATGTTTGCATCACAACATATAGGCTTGTCATTCAGGACTCTAAAGTGTTTAAGCGAAAAAAGTGGAAGTATCTTATTCTTGATGAGGCTCATCTGATAAAGAACTGGAAATCACAGCGTTGGCAGACTTTGCTCAACTTTAATTCAAAGAGACGTATTCTTCTGACTGGAACTCCACTGCAAAATGACCTTATGGAACTTTGGTCCCTCATGCATTTTCTGATGCCTCATGTATTTCAGTCTCATCAGGAGTTCAAGGATTGGTTCTGCAATCCAATTTCTGGGATGGTGGAAGGCCAAGATAAAGTAAACAAAGAAGTTATAGATCGATTGCACAATGTCCTTCGTCCATTTATACTGCGTCGACTGAAAAGGGATGTTGAGAAACAGTTACCAAGGAAGCATGAGCATGTCATATATTGCCGACTTTCTAGAAGGCAAAGGAACTTGTATGAAGATTTTATCGCTACCTCAGAGACACAAGCAACACTGGCAAGTGGGAATTATTTTGGCATGATAAGCATCATTATGCAACTTAGAAAGGTCTGTAACCATCCAGATCTTTTTGAAGGTCGCCCAATAATAAGCTCATTTGATATGGCTGGGATTAACATGCAGCTCAGCTATTCAGTCTGCATGCTCCTTGATAAGAGTCCATTTTCTCAGGTGGACCTGTCTGATATGAATTTTGTGTTTACTCAAAATGAATTTAGCATGAGTTCCTGGGAAGCTGACGAGGTCATCTCTGCCTTTCCTTCAAGTATCACCTCCAGGAATTGTGACTTGGATATTTTTTGCTCTAATAAGGATCATCAGGGAAGTAATTTGACAAACATTTTTGAAGATATTCAGAAAGCCCTACAGGAGGAGAGAATAAAGGAATCCAGAGAAAGGGCAGCTTCCATTGCATGGTGGAATAGAGTTAGATGCCAAAAGAGGCCTGTCTATGGCACAAACACGAGACATGTTTTGACTGTAAATCATCCTGTATCAAATATTCTTGATAAGAGGAACAACCCTTTGTGCCACATGGACTATTCATCAAGCCTTGCAGATCTTGTTCTTCCATCTGTGGAACGCTTTCAGAAAATGCTTGATGTTGTTGAATCATTTACATTCGCAATTCCTGCTGCTCGAGCTCCTCCACCTGTTTGCTGGTGCAGCAAAGGAAAGCCTCCTGTTTTTATTGATCCGGAATATAGAGAAAAATGCATGAACAAGTTTTCTCCCACTCTGTCTCCTATAAGGTCTGCTATTGTTCGTCGTCAAGTCTACTTTCCTGATAGGCGTTTGATCCAGTTTGATTGTGGGAAGTTGCAGGAACTTGCAATTCTGTTAAGGCGTTTGAAGTTAGAAGGGCACAGGGCCTTGATATTTACTCAGATGACTAAGATGCTTGACGTCTTGGAAGAGTTCATAAATTTATATGGGTATACATATTTACGTTTAGATGGTTCTACTCCCCCAGAAGAGAGGCAGACTCTGATGCAGAGGTTCAACACAAACCCAAAGTTTTTCCTTTTCATTTTGTCCACTCGTAGTGGTGGTGTGGGAATCAACCTTGTAGGTGCAGACACTGTCATCTTCTATGACAGTGACTGGAACCCTGCAATGGACCTACAAGCACAGGACAGATGCCACAGGATTGGTCAGACTCGTGAAGTTCACATATATAGACTCATTAGTGAAAGCACTATAGAGGAGAACATTCTCAAGAAAGCAAATCAGAAACGAGCTCTTGATGATTTAGTGATACAACGTGGTAGCTACAATACGGAATTCTTCAAGAAACTTGATCCTATGGAGTTCTTTTCCGGGCACACGTCTCTCCATGCGGAAGATCAGGAGAAGAATTGCTCTACAACCGCGGGAGCTTCAAATGATGTGGATCTGGCTCTGTCAAATGCAGATGTTGAAGCAGCTATTAGACAGGCAGAAGATGAAGTTGACTATATGGCTCTCAAGAAGCTGGAGGAGGAAGAAGCCGTGGACAATCAAGAATTCAGTGaggaggttgctggcagaccagagGAGGATGAATTGGTTAATGAGGAGGATGGAAAACCTGATGAGCACATTAATGAAGAACACAAATACAACTCTTCTGATGTAGAGAAGGAGAAGCACATAACTTTGTCTACCAAgcgattgaatgatgaaaaggcTCTTACATTGGCTGTTGGTGATGAAGATACTGACATACTTGCTGATGTGAAACAGATGGCAgctgcagcagctgcagcagggcAAGCAAGTTCATCTTTTGAGAAccagctccggccaattgatagATATGCAATGCGCTTTATGGAACTCTGGGATCCAGTAATTGACAAAGCTGCTGTGAATCATCAAGTAAATGTTGAGGAGGAAGAATGGGAGCTTGATCGTattgaaaaactcaaagaggatTTGGAAGcagaaattgatgaagaccaagaACCACTGTCTTATGAAT CATGGGATGTTGATTTTGCTACAACAGCCTATCGGCAACATGTTGAGGCTTTAACTCAAAAGCAG TTGTTGGAAGAACAGGAAAGACAGGCTCAGGAAGCAGCAAAAGAGTTGGAGGAGAAGAATGATAATATGAG CAGTCACCGCAGAAAGTcaaaaaagaacaaaaagaagACAGGCAAATTCAAGTCCCTGAAAAGAGTGCGTTTGTCGTCTGAATCAGAAGTCGTACTGGAGGAAACCTCTGTAGATACAATGAGCATTGATGACAATGCACCCTCACCTGAGCTTATAAGTGATGAATCGCCACACCATTATTCTAACAAGCGTAAGAAGATTATGTCTGCTACTGAGGAAGATAGTAACAGCAGAAGTTTAAAGAAGTTTAAGAAAACTACTAAGTCAAGTTTTATTTCtgaagccttgtcacctaggctGAAGGAGGACCTTAATGATTCAGATCCAAAATCAATGGCTAGAACTAAAAGTGATGGCAGAATTTCCATCCCTTGCATGCCAGTAAAACGTGTTATTGTAATAAAGCCTGAGAGATTGAAAAGGAAGGGAATATGGTCTCGAGATTGTGCTTCAGACTCATGGACATCTGAGGAAGATGCAGTTCTTTGTGGAACTGTGCATGAGTATGGTCCTCTTTGGGAATTGGCAAGTGATTTTCTTCATTCCTTGCCAGGTGGGTCCTATAGGGGAAGATATCATCATCCTGTGCATTGCTGTGAGAGATACAGAGAACTGTTCTGCAAACATGCAATATCAGCAACAGATAATTCTAACAGTGAAAAGGTTCCTTCTGGGACTGGAAAGGCTATACTTAGAGTATCCGAG GATCAAGCTCAGATGTTGGTGAATGTGACCAGTGAACTTCCTAACAATGAATTGCTTCTCCAGAAACACTTCATGGCTGTAATTTCGTCTGTCTGGAGATCAAAATGTCGCCGTGATCCCTGCTGTTTTATGAATACTTACTCTActgcattacatatgttttctCCTGTGAAGAAGCCTGGTGGATCAAGTGAGAACTGGCCCATGGTAAACTTTAGACCAAGCTTCAATCTAGTTAGGAAAGCCCTTGCAGATGCTCAGGCTAAGTCTACACTAATGGTGATTCCACCACCGTCAAGAAATCAGGAATACCGGCGGAATTATTTAGAATTAGAGTTAGATTTCTTGAAACATCAACATGCTTATGAGGAAGACTTCCCATCTGTAATAAATGTGTCCATACTGGAACCAGAACCATCCAAACAGGCTCCAGAGCCAGTGGAACAATCGTTATTGTCTGGACTTTCTTGCAGACAAGCTGAGAACCGACTCAG GATAGCATCAGAAGCTTGTTATGATGGTGATAGTTCTCATTGGGCATCATCAGCTTTCCACGTGAATGATGCCACCCGCCATAAATCTGGTTCAAAGTCCATAGGAAAGCACAAAGCAGCATCGGAATCTGGTAGACCTACCAAATCCAAAGTCCAGAAGATTACTGAATCGCATCAGGAAGGGCCAACTGTCATGAGTAATTTTCTCCGTATGCCTGCTCAACTATTGCCAAGTACAGCTGACTTCCACATTAGTGACTCCCTATCTGAATTTGGTATCAGCGATTCTGAATTCCACTACTCCGAGGATCTCTTGCAAGAGGTCGACGATCTTGAGTTCTTCCCAGATCAGGGTGACTCTGGTCTCCTTCCTGGTATTGAAGAGTTAGAACCTCTTTCAGATTTCACAGATATCGGATGA
- the LOC136477918 gene encoding protein PHOTOPERIOD-INDEPENDENT EARLY FLOWERING 1-like isoform X7 gives MLSNLGSKNLIVDSSNQANGCDHEPAHSSSDDGNSSEEVDDGQSYAEFVKKSHGKSNGNISSINDQEDEDYIAAEEVKDDETTLSEEEELAKKEDPDHLEEIKLLQKESEIPLEELLAMYRKDGCADHETAELENSPHFIEEVNTDMSLDDQSVNILEAKSDIFVDHLSRDVLETEHKALQSEIDVVETEQEALQSEIASEPCAQQNFVEENNLTDVKAVHGDKSDDVIADAAAAARSAQPTGNTFLTTKVRTKFPFLLKHSLREYQHIGLDWLVAMYEKRLNGILADEMGLGKTIMTISLLAHLACEKGIWGPHLIVVPTSVMLNWETEFLKWCPAFKILTYFGSAKERKQKRQGWMKPNYFHVCITTYRLVIQDSKVFKRKKWKYLILDEAHLIKNWKSQRWQTLLNFNSKRRILLTGTPLQNDLMELWSLMHFLMPHVFQSHQEFKDWFCNPISGMVEGQDKVNKEVIDRLHNVLRPFILRRLKRDVEKQLPRKHEHVIYCRLSRRQRNLYEDFIATSETQATLASGNYFGMISIIMQLRKVCNHPDLFEGRPIISSFDMAGINMQLSYSVCMLLDKSPFSQVDLSDMNFVFTQNEFSMSSWEADEVISAFPSSITSRNCDLDIFCSNKDHQGSNLTNIFEDIQKALQEERIKESRERAASIAWWNRVRCQKRPVYGTNTRHVLTVNHPVSNILDKRNNPLCHMDYSSSLADLVLPSVERFQKMLDVVESFTFAIPAARAPPPVCWCSKGKPPVFIDPEYREKCMNKFSPTLSPIRSAIVRRQVYFPDRRLIQFDCGKLQELAILLRRLKLEGHRALIFTQMTKMLDVLEEFINLYGYTYLRLDGSTPPEERQTLMQRFNTNPKFFLFILSTRSGGVGINLVGADTVIFYDSDWNPAMDLQAQDRCHRIGQTREVHIYRLISESTIEENILKKANQKRALDDLVIQRGSYNTEFFKKLDPMEFFSGHTSLHAEDQEKNCSTTAGASNDVDLALSNADVEAAIRQAEDEVDYMALKKLEEEEAVDNQEFSEEVAGRPEEDELVNEEDGKPDEHINEEHKYNSSDVEKEKHITLSTKRLNDEKALTLAVGDEDTDILADVKQMAAAAAAAGQASSSFENQLRPIDRYAMRFMELWDPVIDKAAVNHQVNVEEEEWELDRIEKLKEDLEAEIDEDQEPLSYESWDVDFATTAYRQHVEALTQKQLLEEQERQAQEAAKELEEKNDNMSSHRRKSKKNKKKTGKFKSLKRVRLSSESEVVLEETSVDTMSIDDNAPSPELISDESPHHYSNKRKKIMSATEEDSNSRSLKKFKKTTKSSFISEALSPRLKEDLNDSDPKSMARTKSDGRISIPCMPVKRVIVIKPERLKRKGIWSRDCASDSWTSEEDAVLCGTVHEYGPLWELASDFLHSLPGGSYRGRYHHPVHCCERYRELFCKHAISATDNSNSEKVPSGTGKAILRVSEDQAQMLVNVTSELPNNELLLQKHFMAVISSVWRSKCRRDPCCFMNTYSTALHMFSPVKKPGGSSENWPMVNFRPSFNLVRKALADAQAKSTLMVIPPPSRNQEYRRNYLELELDFLKHQHAYEEDFPSVINVSILEPEPSKQAPEPVEQSLLSGLSCRQAENRLRIASEACYDGDSSHWASSAFHVNDATRHKSGSKSIGKHKAASESGRPTKSKVQKITESHQEGPTVMSNFLRMPAQLLPSTADFHISDSLSEFGISDSEFHYSEDLLQEVDDLEFFPDQGDSGLLPGIEELEPLSDFTDIG, from the exons ATGTTAAGTAACTTAGGTTCGAAGAATTTGATTGTAG ATTCTTCGAACCAGGCTAATGGCTGTGATCATGAACCTGCTCACTCTTCAAGTGACGATGGCAATTCTTCTGAGGAagtggatgatggtcaatcttatGCTGAGTTTGTGAAGAAAAGTCAT GGTAAAAGTAACGGAAATATTTCTTCTATCAATGATCAG GAGGACGAAGATTACATTGCTGCTGAAGAAGTAAAG GATGACGAAACAACTTTGTCTGAAGAGGAAGAATTGGCAAAGAAAGAAGATCCTGATCATCTGGAAGAG ATTAAGTTACTGCAGAAGGAGAGTGAGATACCACTAGAAGAACTTCTCGCGATGTACCGAAAG GATGGCTGTGCAGATCATGAAACAGCGGAGTTGGAGAATTCACCCCATTTTATTGAAGAGGTCAATACTGACATGTCTTTGGATGATCAATCTGTGAACATTTTGGAAGCGAAAAGTGATATATTTGTGGATCACCTATCCAGGGATGTGCTGGAAACTGAGCACAAGGCTCTACAATCAGAAATCGACGTGGTGGAAACTGAGCAGGAGGCTCTACAATCAGAAATCgcatcagagccttgtgctcaacAAAATTTTGTGGAAGAGAATAATCTCACTGATGTTAAGGCAGTCCATGGAGATAAGAGTGATGATGTAATTGCTGATGCTGCAGCTGCTGCAAGATCAGCACAACCAACTGGCAACACCTTCTTGACTACAAAAGTGCGCACGAAATTCCCATTCCTTCTTAAGCATTCTCTTCGTGAATACCAGCATATAGGGCTGGATTGGTTGGTTGCTATGTATGAGAAGAGGCTTAATGGAATTCTAGCAGACGAAATGGGTTTAGGCAAGACAATCATGACTATCTCCTTGCTTGCACACCTTGCGTGTGAGAAGGGGATATGGGGTCCTCATCTTATTGTCGTGCCGACTAGTGTTATGCTAAATTGGGAGACTGAATTTCTTAAGTGGTGTCCTGCTTTTAAAATACTGACTTATTTTGGAAGTGCAAAGGAGAGAAAGCAGAAACGTCAGGGCTGGATGAAACCAAATTACTTCCATGTTTGCATCACAACATATAGGCTTGTCATTCAGGACTCTAAAGTGTTTAAGCGAAAAAAGTGGAAGTATCTTATTCTTGATGAGGCTCATCTGATAAAGAACTGGAAATCACAGCGTTGGCAGACTTTGCTCAACTTTAATTCAAAGAGACGTATTCTTCTGACTGGAACTCCACTGCAAAATGACCTTATGGAACTTTGGTCCCTCATGCATTTTCTGATGCCTCATGTATTTCAGTCTCATCAGGAGTTCAAGGATTGGTTCTGCAATCCAATTTCTGGGATGGTGGAAGGCCAAGATAAAGTAAACAAAGAAGTTATAGATCGATTGCACAATGTCCTTCGTCCATTTATACTGCGTCGACTGAAAAGGGATGTTGAGAAACAGTTACCAAGGAAGCATGAGCATGTCATATATTGCCGACTTTCTAGAAGGCAAAGGAACTTGTATGAAGATTTTATCGCTACCTCAGAGACACAAGCAACACTGGCAAGTGGGAATTATTTTGGCATGATAAGCATCATTATGCAACTTAGAAAGGTCTGTAACCATCCAGATCTTTTTGAAGGTCGCCCAATAATAAGCTCATTTGATATGGCTGGGATTAACATGCAGCTCAGCTATTCAGTCTGCATGCTCCTTGATAAGAGTCCATTTTCTCAGGTGGACCTGTCTGATATGAATTTTGTGTTTACTCAAAATGAATTTAGCATGAGTTCCTGGGAAGCTGACGAGGTCATCTCTGCCTTTCCTTCAAGTATCACCTCCAGGAATTGTGACTTGGATATTTTTTGCTCTAATAAGGATCATCAGGGAAGTAATTTGACAAACATTTTTGAAGATATTCAGAAAGCCCTACAGGAGGAGAGAATAAAGGAATCCAGAGAAAGGGCAGCTTCCATTGCATGGTGGAATAGAGTTAGATGCCAAAAGAGGCCTGTCTATGGCACAAACACGAGACATGTTTTGACTGTAAATCATCCTGTATCAAATATTCTTGATAAGAGGAACAACCCTTTGTGCCACATGGACTATTCATCAAGCCTTGCAGATCTTGTTCTTCCATCTGTGGAACGCTTTCAGAAAATGCTTGATGTTGTTGAATCATTTACATTCGCAATTCCTGCTGCTCGAGCTCCTCCACCTGTTTGCTGGTGCAGCAAAGGAAAGCCTCCTGTTTTTATTGATCCGGAATATAGAGAAAAATGCATGAACAAGTTTTCTCCCACTCTGTCTCCTATAAGGTCTGCTATTGTTCGTCGTCAAGTCTACTTTCCTGATAGGCGTTTGATCCAGTTTGATTGTGGGAAGTTGCAGGAACTTGCAATTCTGTTAAGGCGTTTGAAGTTAGAAGGGCACAGGGCCTTGATATTTACTCAGATGACTAAGATGCTTGACGTCTTGGAAGAGTTCATAAATTTATATGGGTATACATATTTACGTTTAGATGGTTCTACTCCCCCAGAAGAGAGGCAGACTCTGATGCAGAGGTTCAACACAAACCCAAAGTTTTTCCTTTTCATTTTGTCCACTCGTAGTGGTGGTGTGGGAATCAACCTTGTAGGTGCAGACACTGTCATCTTCTATGACAGTGACTGGAACCCTGCAATGGACCTACAAGCACAGGACAGATGCCACAGGATTGGTCAGACTCGTGAAGTTCACATATATAGACTCATTAGTGAAAGCACTATAGAGGAGAACATTCTCAAGAAAGCAAATCAGAAACGAGCTCTTGATGATTTAGTGATACAACGTGGTAGCTACAATACGGAATTCTTCAAGAAACTTGATCCTATGGAGTTCTTTTCCGGGCACACGTCTCTCCATGCGGAAGATCAGGAGAAGAATTGCTCTACAACCGCGGGAGCTTCAAATGATGTGGATCTGGCTCTGTCAAATGCAGATGTTGAAGCAGCTATTAGACAGGCAGAAGATGAAGTTGACTATATGGCTCTCAAGAAGCTGGAGGAGGAAGAAGCCGTGGACAATCAAGAATTCAGTGaggaggttgctggcagaccagagGAGGATGAATTGGTTAATGAGGAGGATGGAAAACCTGATGAGCACATTAATGAAGAACACAAATACAACTCTTCTGATGTAGAGAAGGAGAAGCACATAACTTTGTCTACCAAgcgattgaatgatgaaaaggcTCTTACATTGGCTGTTGGTGATGAAGATACTGACATACTTGCTGATGTGAAACAGATGGCAgctgcagcagctgcagcagggcAAGCAAGTTCATCTTTTGAGAAccagctccggccaattgatagATATGCAATGCGCTTTATGGAACTCTGGGATCCAGTAATTGACAAAGCTGCTGTGAATCATCAAGTAAATGTTGAGGAGGAAGAATGGGAGCTTGATCGTattgaaaaactcaaagaggatTTGGAAGcagaaattgatgaagaccaagaACCACTGTCTTATGAAT CATGGGATGTTGATTTTGCTACAACAGCCTATCGGCAACATGTTGAGGCTTTAACTCAAAAGCAG TTGTTGGAAGAACAGGAAAGACAGGCTCAGGAAGCAGCAAAAGAGTTGGAGGAGAAGAATGATAATATGAG CAGTCACCGCAGAAAGTcaaaaaagaacaaaaagaagACAGGCAAATTCAAGTCCCTGAAAAGAGTGCGTTTGTCGTCTGAATCAGAAGTCGTACTGGAGGAAACCTCTGTAGATACAATGAGCATTGATGACAATGCACCCTCACCTGAGCTTATAAGTGATGAATCGCCACACCATTATTCTAACAAGCGTAAGAAGATTATGTCTGCTACTGAGGAAGATAGTAACAGCAGAAGTTTAAAGAAGTTTAAGAAAACTACTAAGTCAAGTTTTATTTCtgaagccttgtcacctaggctGAAGGAGGACCTTAATGATTCAGATCCAAAATCAATGGCTAGAACTAAAAGTGATGGCAGAATTTCCATCCCTTGCATGCCAGTAAAACGTGTTATTGTAATAAAGCCTGAGAGATTGAAAAGGAAGGGAATATGGTCTCGAGATTGTGCTTCAGACTCATGGACATCTGAGGAAGATGCAGTTCTTTGTGGAACTGTGCATGAGTATGGTCCTCTTTGGGAATTGGCAAGTGATTTTCTTCATTCCTTGCCAGGTGGGTCCTATAGGGGAAGATATCATCATCCTGTGCATTGCTGTGAGAGATACAGAGAACTGTTCTGCAAACATGCAATATCAGCAACAGATAATTCTAACAGTGAAAAGGTTCCTTCTGGGACTGGAAAGGCTATACTTAGAGTATCCGAG GATCAAGCTCAGATGTTGGTGAATGTGACCAGTGAACTTCCTAACAATGAATTGCTTCTCCAGAAACACTTCATGGCTGTAATTTCGTCTGTCTGGAGATCAAAATGTCGCCGTGATCCCTGCTGTTTTATGAATACTTACTCTActgcattacatatgttttctCCTGTGAAGAAGCCTGGTGGATCAAGTGAGAACTGGCCCATGGTAAACTTTAGACCAAGCTTCAATCTAGTTAGGAAAGCCCTTGCAGATGCTCAGGCTAAGTCTACACTAATGGTGATTCCACCACCGTCAAGAAATCAGGAATACCGGCGGAATTATTTAGAATTAGAGTTAGATTTCTTGAAACATCAACATGCTTATGAGGAAGACTTCCCATCTGTAATAAATGTGTCCATACTGGAACCAGAACCATCCAAACAGGCTCCAGAGCCAGTGGAACAATCGTTATTGTCTGGACTTTCTTGCAGACAAGCTGAGAACCGACTCAG GATAGCATCAGAAGCTTGTTATGATGGTGATAGTTCTCATTGGGCATCATCAGCTTTCCACGTGAATGATGCCACCCGCCATAAATCTGGTTCAAAGTCCATAGGAAAGCACAAAGCAGCATCGGAATCTGGTAGACCTACCAAATCCAAAGTCCAGAAGATTACTGAATCGCATCAGGAAGGGCCAACTGTCATGAGTAATTTTCTCCGTATGCCTGCTCAACTATTGCCAAGTACAGCTGACTTCCACATTAGTGACTCCCTATCTGAATTTGGTATCAGCGATTCTGAATTCCACTACTCCGAGGATCTCTTGCAAGAGGTCGACGATCTTGAGTTCTTCCCAGATCAGGGTGACTCTGGTCTCCTTCCTGGTATTGAAGAGTTAGAACCTCTTTCAGATTTCACAGATATCGGATGA